Proteins found in one Brachyspira murdochii DSM 12563 genomic segment:
- a CDS encoding basic amino acid ABC transporter substrate-binding protein, with protein MKRILIFIMIISSALLSSCSNNSKSSNASNTAEETIKDPIYVGIDVDFPPFGYLDNGNIAGFDYDIMSEALKLAGINGEFVHMQFSGLLPALQAKKIDAIVAGMTVTEERKQFVNFTEPYYVSSQVMLVHKDDNTISTFDDLAGKNIGVVIGTTGDTVMSERTDINVEKFDTGAAAVLALKSKKISAVVFDKEPCKNFAKYNDDIKLIESDAIEEDYAIAVRKEDTLLLEKINEGLAQIMTNGTYEKLIEKNFK; from the coding sequence ATGAAAAGAATATTAATATTTATTATGATTATTTCATCAGCATTATTATCATCATGCTCAAACAATTCAAAATCATCAAATGCTTCAAATACAGCAGAAGAAACTATAAAAGATCCTATATATGTAGGTATAGATGTAGATTTTCCTCCTTTCGGATATTTGGATAATGGTAATATAGCTGGTTTTGATTATGATATTATGAGCGAGGCTCTTAAATTAGCAGGAATTAATGGAGAGTTTGTTCATATGCAGTTTAGCGGACTTTTACCTGCTTTACAGGCTAAAAAAATAGATGCGATAGTAGCTGGTATGACTGTAACTGAGGAGAGAAAACAGTTTGTTAATTTTACAGAGCCCTATTATGTATCAAGTCAGGTAATGCTTGTTCATAAAGATGATAATACTATCAGTACATTTGATGATTTAGCAGGAAAAAATATAGGTGTTGTTATAGGAACTACTGGAGATACTGTAATGAGTGAAAGAACAGATATTAATGTTGAAAAATTTGATACTGGTGCTGCTGCCGTACTTGCTTTGAAATCAAAAAAAATATCTGCTGTAGTATTTGATAAAGAGCCTTGCAAAAACTTTGCAAAATATAATGATGATATAAAATTAATAGAAAGCGATGCTATAGAAGAAGATTATGCCATTGCTGTGAGAAAAGAGGATACTTTACTTTTAGAAAAAATTAATGAAGGACTTGCTCAGATAATGACAAACGGAACTTATGAAAAATTAATAGAAAAGAATTTCAAATAA
- a CDS encoding biotin--[acetyl-CoA-carboxylase] ligase — MKVNIFTNNLNTKIYGQNTVLFESLESTNKKMIEDLNNGVKLEEGSVYIALKQTAGKGSYGNTWQSDNDLGLWFSILLYSPFKKEALSFLPGIALSKCLREKYNILAHVKWPNDVLVKNRKISGTLIQVTSVNDKNACVIGTGVNLYHQKKDFTSDIQNKAASLYMETGSKVRLEIFYKDLIYYFEEVYNSDKSLAQYFREYSNMIGRTIKAKKDGKDTEALVKDITEEGYLVVETDNKTETWISRASLDIDTNY; from the coding sequence ATGAAAGTTAACATATTTACAAATAATTTGAATACAAAAATATACGGACAAAATACAGTATTATTTGAATCATTAGAAAGTACAAACAAAAAAATGATTGAAGATTTAAATAATGGTGTAAAACTTGAAGAGGGAAGTGTATATATAGCATTGAAGCAGACAGCAGGAAAGGGCAGTTACGGGAATACTTGGCAGTCTGATAATGATTTAGGATTATGGTTTAGTATTTTGCTTTACAGCCCATTTAAAAAAGAGGCTTTGAGTTTTCTTCCGGGTATTGCATTGAGTAAATGCCTTAGAGAAAAATATAATATATTAGCTCATGTAAAGTGGCCTAATGATGTTTTGGTAAAAAACAGAAAGATATCTGGAACATTAATTCAAGTTACTTCTGTTAATGACAAAAATGCATGTGTTATAGGTACTGGTGTTAACTTATATCATCAAAAGAAAGATTTTACTTCAGATATACAGAATAAGGCAGCATCTCTTTATATGGAAACAGGCAGCAAGGTTAGATTAGAGATTTTTTATAAGGACTTAATTTATTATTTTGAGGAAGTTTATAACAGCGATAAAAGTTTGGCACAATATTTTAGAGAGTACAGTAATATGATAGGAAGAACTATCAAGGCAAAAAAAGACGGTAAAGACACTGAAGCTTTGGTAAAAGATATAACAGAAGAAGGCTATTTGGTAGTAGAGACTGATAACAAAACAGAAACTTGGATATCAAGAGCTTCTTTAGATATAGATACAAATTATTAA
- a CDS encoding ABC transporter substrate-binding protein — MKKVILLFLISIIIFASSCSKKEDNQNSLVIYTPATRFFIDRLAEDFKQKNPDINVEIIIAGTAEIIKRIEAEKNDPLGDIFFAANENILKYNSSLFEEYVSTNADNIYDDYRSKEKYITGFMLSPSVLIINTNLIKDIKIEGYADLLNPALKGQIAFNDPTTSSSSFEQLVNMLYAMGEGNPDNGWDYVEKLYANLDGKLLSSSSAVYKGVADSEYAVGLTFESAAANYIHTGSPIEVVYMKEGVLTKAHSMAIIKNAKHLENAKKFVDYVTSYEAQKIINDELFTRAIIKNLEGSEILIPLENINDIKEDEEMVDKNKDAWLEKFKNIVTGS, encoded by the coding sequence ATGAAAAAAGTTATTTTATTATTTCTAATATCAATAATAATATTTGCATCTTCATGTTCAAAAAAAGAAGATAATCAAAACAGTTTAGTAATTTATACTCCTGCAACTAGATTTTTTATTGACAGATTGGCAGAAGATTTTAAGCAAAAAAATCCTGATATAAACGTAGAAATTATTATAGCTGGTACTGCTGAAATAATAAAAAGAATAGAAGCAGAAAAAAATGATCCTTTAGGCGATATATTTTTTGCTGCAAATGAAAATATACTTAAATACAATTCCAGTCTTTTTGAAGAATATGTTTCAACAAATGCTGATAATATATATGATGATTACAGAAGCAAAGAAAAATATATCACTGGTTTTATGCTAAGCCCAAGTGTATTAATAATAAATACAAATTTGATAAAAGATATAAAAATAGAAGGATATGCTGATTTACTTAATCCTGCATTAAAAGGACAAATAGCATTCAATGATCCTACAACGTCATCATCTTCTTTTGAACAATTAGTTAATATGCTTTATGCTATGGGAGAAGGTAATCCGGATAATGGCTGGGATTATGTTGAGAAATTATATGCTAATTTGGACGGCAAACTTTTAAGCAGCTCCTCTGCAGTATATAAAGGAGTCGCTGATAGTGAATATGCAGTTGGGCTTACTTTTGAAAGTGCTGCTGCCAACTATATACATACAGGCTCTCCTATAGAAGTAGTATATATGAAAGAGGGAGTACTTACTAAAGCTCATTCTATGGCTATAATAAAAAATGCTAAACATTTAGAAAATGCCAAAAAATTTGTTGACTATGTAACAAGCTATGAAGCCCAGAAAATCATTAATGATGAGTTATTTACAAGAGCAATAATAAAAAATTTGGAAGGCTCTGAAATACTTATACCTCTTGAAAACATCAATGATATAAAAGAAGATGAAGAGATGGTTGATAAAAATAAAGATGCTTGGCTTGAAAAGTTTAAAAATATAGTTACAGGATCATAA
- a CDS encoding ABC transporter permease — translation MKNNIKYFFKKMDFWTYITFLIVLIFALFLVYPLFSLFLSSFKDIKTDAWTFGNFIKFFTKKYYYSTLINSFTVTISVTILAVLIGTPLAYCMKIYNIKGKKTAEILIIISMMSPAFIGAYSWILLLGRNGVITRFFSYIGINIPTIYGFGGILLVFSLKLYPFIFMYVSGALNKIDYSLLEASESLGASSFIRNITVTIPLIKPTILSASLIIFMNALADFGTPMLIGEGYRTMPTMIYSEFISEVGSNANFSASMSVIMIVITTIMFIIQKYIVNKKSYAANSINTIKPKNIKGIKSVLIHLFLYVLIFISLLPQITVIYTSFLKTNRSVFTNEYSLESYITIFHSLASSIKNTYIYGIITIILIIIIGMLTAYITSRRKNVLTNIIDIVSMFPYVIPGSILGITFLLAFNKPPIILTGTSIIIIISLVIRRLPYTLRSSSAILYQINKNVEEASISLGASQLKTFFNITSKLMLSGVLSGAVLSWITVINELSSSIILYTTKSRTMSVAIYQEVIRASYGTAAALSTILTFTTIISLIIFFKISRQKEISL, via the coding sequence ATGAAAAATAATATAAAATATTTTTTCAAAAAAATGGACTTTTGGACATATATTACGTTTTTAATTGTTTTAATATTTGCTTTATTTTTAGTTTATCCGTTATTTTCACTTTTTTTAAGCAGCTTTAAAGATATAAAAACAGATGCTTGGACATTTGGTAATTTTATCAAATTCTTTACAAAAAAATATTACTACAGCACATTAATAAACAGTTTTACAGTAACTATCTCTGTAACAATTCTTGCTGTATTAATAGGCACTCCTTTGGCATATTGTATGAAGATATATAATATAAAAGGTAAAAAAACAGCAGAAATATTAATAATAATATCTATGATGTCTCCTGCCTTTATAGGTGCTTATTCATGGATACTGCTGCTTGGAAGAAATGGAGTTATAACCAGATTTTTTTCATATATAGGTATTAATATTCCTACAATATACGGCTTTGGAGGAATACTTTTAGTTTTTTCATTGAAATTATATCCTTTTATATTTATGTATGTAAGCGGAGCTCTAAACAAAATAGATTATTCTCTTTTGGAAGCTTCAGAAAGTTTAGGAGCTTCAAGCTTTATAAGAAATATTACTGTTACTATACCTTTAATAAAACCTACTATACTTTCTGCAAGTCTTATTATATTTATGAATGCATTAGCTGATTTCGGTACTCCTATGCTAATAGGAGAAGGTTATAGAACTATGCCTACTATGATATATTCTGAGTTTATAAGCGAGGTTGGAAGTAATGCTAATTTTTCTGCTTCTATGTCTGTTATAATGATAGTTATTACAACAATAATGTTTATTATACAAAAATATATTGTAAATAAAAAATCTTATGCAGCTAATTCTATAAATACTATAAAGCCAAAAAATATAAAAGGTATTAAATCAGTATTAATTCATCTATTTTTATATGTTTTAATATTTATTTCTTTACTTCCTCAAATAACAGTTATATATACTTCATTTCTTAAAACCAACAGATCAGTATTTACTAATGAATACTCACTTGAAAGCTATATAACAATATTTCATTCACTAGCATCATCTATAAAAAATACATATATATACGGCATAATAACAATTATATTAATAATCATAATAGGAATGCTTACAGCTTATATAACATCAAGAAGAAAAAATGTACTAACAAATATAATTGATATAGTATCAATGTTTCCATATGTAATACCGGGTTCAATATTAGGAATAACATTTTTACTTGCCTTTAATAAACCGCCTATAATATTAACTGGAACTTCCATCATTATTATAATATCATTAGTAATAAGAAGACTTCCATATACATTAAGATCTAGTTCAGCTATACTCTATCAAATAAATAAAAATGTTGAAGAGGCTTCCATAAGTCTTGGTGCCTCTCAATTAAAAACATTTTTTAATATCACATCAAAATTAATGCTTTCAGGTGTATTATCAGGGGCTGTACTTAGCTGGATTACAGTTATTAATGAATTAAGCTCTTCTATTATACTTTATACTACAAAATCGCGTACAATGTCTGTAGCTATTTATCAGGAAGTTATTAGAGCAAGCTACGGAACAGCCGCTGCACTTTCTACTATACTTACATTTACTACTATCATATCACTTATTATATTTTTTAAGATAAGCCGTCAAAAAGAAATAAGCCTATAA